The Rhodocytophaga rosea genome has a segment encoding these proteins:
- a CDS encoding SDR family NAD(P)-dependent oxidoreductase has product MSEESHRVRFAGKHVLITGGARGIGLEIASQFAREKAIISLFDTHRQNLAAAAEKIAATGIKVYTYQVDVSNRQQVLEAVERVEATAPIDVLINNAGIGRETPFLEITEKEWKEILDVNLTGMFYVAQAVCRYMYSRKKGVVVNMGSKNGLDGEYGYAHYNASKGGVIMLTKTMALEFAHIGIRVNAVCPGYIQTPMSMEIDPPEFTQQFVDKYIPLNRAGSVEEVAPAFLFLASEESSFMTGQILILDGGQLAGQKPGNELLKK; this is encoded by the coding sequence ATGTCTGAAGAAAGCCATCGAGTACGCTTTGCCGGCAAACATGTACTTATTACCGGAGGTGCCAGGGGAATTGGTCTTGAAATCGCCAGCCAGTTTGCCAGAGAAAAAGCCATCATTTCTCTTTTCGATACCCACCGGCAAAATCTTGCAGCTGCTGCTGAAAAAATAGCTGCTACTGGCATCAAAGTGTATACGTATCAGGTGGATGTATCCAACAGGCAGCAGGTGCTGGAAGCGGTGGAAAGAGTAGAGGCTACCGCTCCAATTGATGTACTGATAAATAATGCAGGTATTGGCAGAGAAACTCCTTTTCTGGAAATTACCGAAAAGGAATGGAAAGAGATCCTGGATGTAAACCTGACTGGTATGTTTTATGTAGCGCAGGCCGTTTGCCGCTATATGTACAGCCGCAAAAAAGGAGTGGTAGTAAATATGGGTAGTAAAAACGGCCTGGATGGCGAGTATGGCTATGCCCATTATAATGCGTCTAAGGGAGGTGTAATTATGCTCACCAAAACCATGGCCCTGGAATTTGCCCATATCGGCATCCGGGTCAATGCAGTTTGTCCGGGGTACATACAAACGCCCATGTCAATGGAGATAGATCCGCCTGAATTCACCCAGCAATTTGTAGATAAATACATTCCGCTCAATAGAGCAGGCAGTGTAGAAGAGGTAGCACCTGCATTTCTGTTTCTTGCCAGTGAAGAAAGTAGTTTTATGACCGGACAGATTCTCATTCTCGACGGCGGCCAGTTGGCCGGACAAAAGCCTGGAAATGAGTTGCTGAAGAAGTAA
- the aat gene encoding leucyl/phenylalanyl-tRNA--protein transferase, which yields MSYKHILTADQLLYGYVNGIFPMAEGKHGKIYWYASDPRAIIPIYSYKPSRSLRPVINQGIFNIRFDTCFEQVIRYCAAPRQNDDNTWISEEIVRAYTELHQLGYAHSVEAFVGNELAGGLYGVALGAAFFGESMFHLKNNASKVAFYYLIEQLKKQGFELLDTQFINDNVQRYGAIEIPQAEYMDLLKKALSRQISFL from the coding sequence ATGTCTTATAAGCATATACTTACAGCCGACCAGTTACTATATGGCTATGTGAATGGAATATTTCCCATGGCCGAAGGTAAGCATGGAAAGATCTATTGGTATGCTTCTGACCCTAGGGCTATTATTCCTATCTATTCCTATAAGCCTTCTCGTTCCTTGCGTCCGGTAATCAACCAGGGCATTTTTAACATCCGGTTTGATACATGTTTTGAACAGGTGATCCGGTACTGTGCGGCACCCCGGCAAAATGACGATAATACCTGGATTTCTGAAGAGATTGTCCGGGCCTATACAGAGTTACACCAGTTGGGATATGCCCATAGTGTAGAGGCATTTGTCGGCAATGAACTGGCCGGAGGGTTATATGGAGTAGCGTTAGGCGCTGCTTTTTTTGGTGAATCTATGTTCCATCTCAAAAATAATGCTTCCAAGGTTGCTTTCTATTATCTGATTGAACAGCTTAAAAAACAAGGATTTGAATTATTAGACACCCAGTTTATTAATGACAATGTGCAACGGTACGGAGCCATCGAAATTCCCCAGGCTGAATATATGGATTTACTTAAGAAAGCGTTAAGCCGGCAGATTTCATTTCTATAA
- a CDS encoding PQQ-like beta-propeller repeat protein, producing MKKILILALFAMAVSACSDEKKTDSTTAADTTATTTATTAEPESTVPSLQKVWETDTVLTTVESTLYDAKSGVIYTSNIEGGPNEKDGKGSISKLKPDGTIEKVKWVSGLNAPKGMAILNDKLYVTDVDQLVEINIADGKIVKRYPVKGAKFLNDAATDGTKVYFTDMQTGKVHVLENAQIGTVAEGLENINGLAFNDKGGMLFLNGKGLGQYNMQDKKSSFVNEVVTGGDGLVVIDDNTYIASRWQGEIYLVKDGKEHLLLDTKGESSNTADIDYIKDQNLVLVPTFLKNKVVAYKLTY from the coding sequence ATGAAAAAGATTCTAATACTAGCTTTGTTTGCTATGGCTGTAAGTGCCTGCTCTGATGAAAAAAAAACAGATAGCACTACGGCCGCTGATACCACAGCAACCACTACTGCTACTACGGCTGAACCCGAAAGTACTGTGCCTTCATTACAAAAAGTATGGGAAACTGATACGGTTCTCACCACTGTGGAATCTACCTTATATGATGCAAAGTCTGGTGTAATTTACACGAGCAATATTGAAGGTGGTCCTAATGAAAAAGATGGGAAAGGCTCCATTTCTAAACTCAAACCCGATGGGACCATTGAAAAGGTAAAATGGGTGAGCGGATTGAATGCACCTAAAGGAATGGCCATCCTGAACGATAAGTTGTATGTAACTGATGTTGACCAACTGGTAGAAATCAACATAGCCGATGGTAAAATTGTGAAGCGTTATCCGGTAAAGGGTGCTAAATTCCTCAATGATGCTGCCACCGACGGAACCAAAGTGTATTTTACGGATATGCAAACCGGCAAAGTACATGTGCTGGAAAATGCCCAGATAGGCACTGTTGCTGAAGGACTCGAAAATATCAACGGGCTTGCTTTTAATGACAAAGGAGGTATGTTATTTCTGAATGGCAAAGGATTAGGACAGTATAACATGCAGGATAAAAAAAGCAGCTTTGTAAATGAAGTAGTAACCGGAGGCGATGGCCTGGTAGTGATTGATGACAATACTTATATCGCCAGCCGCTGGCAAGGTGAGATATACCTAGTAAAAGATGGCAAAGAACACTTGTTGCTGGATACCAAAGGAGAATCTTCCAATACAGCTGATATTGATTATATCAAAGACCAGAACCTGGTGCTGGTGCCTACTTTCCTGAAGAACAAAGTAGTAGCATATAAACTGACTTACTAA
- a CDS encoding DUF7793 family protein gives MKENYYNGNILELWLEEGILHGIYKVDKVDLQTAKMATQERLSFTLEKSYPVLTDYSKVKDTTKEARDYLSTEEPSKGIKAIALIIDSSVGKVIYNFFIALNKPDYPMQVFNDPLQAKEWLKKYR, from the coding sequence ATGAAAGAGAATTATTACAATGGAAATATACTTGAGCTTTGGTTAGAAGAGGGGATTTTACATGGTATCTACAAAGTAGATAAGGTAGATTTACAAACAGCTAAAATGGCTACTCAGGAGAGACTTTCGTTTACGCTTGAAAAAAGCTATCCTGTGCTTACAGACTATTCTAAAGTAAAGGATACGACAAAAGAAGCACGGGATTACTTATCGACGGAGGAGCCTTCGAAAGGCATTAAGGCCATTGCACTTATTATAGATTCTTCAGTAGGGAAAGTGATTTATAACTTTTTTATTGCTTTAAATAAACCTGACTATCCAATGCAGGTATTTAATGATCCACTTCAGGCCAAAGAATGGTTAAAAAAATATAGGTAA
- a CDS encoding bifunctional aminotransferase class I/II-fold pyridoxal phosphate-dependent enzyme/GNAT family N-acetyltransferase, with protein MAKTRHNNLLDTIDEIITDAKNKGIVHLYTEDESFTGRKVQINGRDLYHFGTTGYLGLEQDIRLKEAAIDAIIKYGTQFPLSKTYLSFGIYKELEECLFKMYGHPVLVSKNSTLAHIGVIPSIVRDEDAVILDHQVHASAQNACQLLKPRGIHVDMIRHSNLQMLEDKIKEFSNKYNKIWYMVDGVYSMYGDCAPIPELIQLLEKYPKFHLYVDDVHGMSWAGKHGTGYVMGQVKKLHPKMVLVATLSKSFGASGGIIVFPDEELYRKVKTFGGPQTFSAQLEPPMVAAALASAKIHLSDEIYSMQQELATKINYCNLLLRQTDVPLVEENKCPVFFIGTGLPATGYNFVSRLMNEGFYVNLGVFPAVPVKNTGVRFTISRHNRIEDIEKLVDAIKYHYPKALAEENRTQNQVRKAFNLPLIQEKLLTTAVDTTLTLQHLTSIEAVDQKEWDSLFGRNGSFDWQGLQFMEKVFSNQEKPEDNWEFHYYIVRDCNQKPVMATFFTINLWKEDMLAPASVSQQLEEKRKTNPYHLTSPVVNMGSLLTEGEHLFIDKSNPQWKKAMLQVLDAVSVEQERTNASMIVLRDFEATDTDLKDFLIDQGYFKIDVPDTCIIENLAWNNTEEFLQTLSANARANVRKEALKYESLFEVEVKETVTQEEIAHFYTLYQQVKARNFDLNVFEYPQNLFAQMASNPKWEFIILKIKSAEGKSTPPVAVIFSYKGYGNNYCPVLLGMDYAYLESHNVYRQVLFQVVLRARQLDVKKVYLGLSASIEKRKFGATVIPKVAYIQTKDNFNMEVIGMMNVENKK; from the coding sequence ATGGCCAAAACCAGACATAACAATTTATTAGACACCATTGATGAAATCATCACTGATGCTAAAAACAAAGGCATTGTTCATCTATATACTGAAGATGAATCATTTACAGGCCGGAAAGTACAAATAAATGGCCGTGATCTCTACCATTTTGGTACTACCGGTTATTTAGGCTTAGAACAGGATATCCGACTGAAAGAGGCGGCAATAGATGCTATTATCAAATATGGCACTCAATTTCCTTTATCCAAAACGTACTTATCTTTTGGCATTTATAAAGAACTGGAAGAATGCCTGTTTAAAATGTATGGCCATCCAGTACTGGTTTCAAAAAATAGCACCCTTGCACATATCGGAGTTATTCCCAGCATCGTCCGTGACGAAGATGCGGTAATTTTAGACCATCAGGTACATGCCAGCGCCCAGAATGCCTGTCAATTACTTAAACCCCGTGGCATTCATGTAGATATGATCCGGCACAGTAATTTACAAATGCTGGAAGACAAAATTAAGGAATTTAGTAATAAATATAATAAAATATGGTATATGGTGGATGGCGTGTATTCGATGTATGGCGATTGTGCACCCATTCCAGAATTAATCCAATTATTAGAGAAATATCCCAAATTCCATTTGTATGTAGATGATGTGCATGGCATGAGCTGGGCTGGCAAACATGGCACCGGCTATGTAATGGGTCAGGTGAAAAAATTGCATCCCAAAATGGTGCTGGTGGCTACCCTCAGTAAATCGTTTGGAGCAAGCGGGGGAATTATTGTTTTTCCGGATGAGGAATTGTACCGGAAAGTAAAAACGTTTGGTGGACCCCAAACTTTTTCTGCCCAGCTTGAGCCACCCATGGTCGCTGCCGCTTTAGCATCTGCTAAAATCCATTTATCTGATGAGATTTATTCGATGCAGCAGGAACTGGCTACCAAAATTAATTATTGTAACTTATTACTCCGGCAAACCGATGTGCCGCTGGTAGAAGAAAATAAATGCCCGGTATTTTTTATCGGCACCGGACTTCCGGCAACCGGCTATAATTTTGTAAGTCGTCTGATGAATGAAGGGTTTTATGTAAATCTGGGCGTTTTTCCGGCAGTTCCGGTTAAAAATACCGGGGTGCGCTTTACGATTTCCAGGCACAACAGAATAGAAGATATTGAAAAACTGGTAGATGCCATCAAATATCACTACCCCAAGGCTCTGGCCGAAGAAAACCGTACCCAGAATCAGGTAAGGAAGGCATTTAACTTGCCCTTGATCCAGGAGAAACTGCTTACTACTGCTGTTGATACTACACTTACCCTTCAACACCTGACTAGCATTGAAGCAGTTGACCAGAAAGAATGGGATTCCTTGTTTGGCAGAAATGGCTCTTTTGACTGGCAGGGATTACAATTTATGGAAAAGGTTTTTTCTAATCAGGAGAAGCCGGAGGATAACTGGGAATTTCATTATTATATTGTTAGAGATTGTAACCAAAAGCCAGTAATGGCTACTTTCTTCACTATTAATCTCTGGAAAGAAGATATGCTGGCGCCGGCTTCTGTTTCCCAGCAACTGGAAGAAAAGAGGAAAACGAATCCCTATCATCTTACCTCGCCAGTAGTAAATATGGGTTCATTACTTACGGAAGGAGAGCATTTATTTATAGATAAAAGCAATCCACAGTGGAAAAAAGCGATGCTTCAGGTATTGGATGCTGTAAGTGTTGAGCAGGAAAGGACTAATGCTTCGATGATTGTGCTGAGAGATTTTGAAGCAACAGATACAGACCTGAAGGATTTTCTGATAGACCAGGGCTATTTTAAGATTGATGTGCCTGATACATGTATTATAGAGAACCTGGCATGGAACAATACAGAGGAATTTCTGCAAACACTTTCTGCCAATGCCCGGGCTAATGTTAGGAAAGAAGCCCTGAAATATGAGTCGTTATTTGAAGTTGAAGTAAAAGAAACGGTTACCCAAGAAGAAATTGCTCATTTTTATACATTATACCAGCAGGTAAAAGCCCGGAATTTTGATTTAAATGTATTTGAATATCCCCAAAATTTATTTGCCCAGATGGCCAGTAATCCTAAATGGGAGTTTATTATTCTGAAAATAAAATCAGCCGAAGGCAAGAGTACACCGCCTGTGGCCGTAATTTTTTCCTATAAGGGGTATGGTAATAATTATTGCCCTGTACTGCTTGGAATGGATTATGCATACCTGGAATCGCATAATGTATATCGTCAGGTACTATTTCAGGTCGTATTGCGGGCCCGTCAGTTAGATGTGAAAAAAGTGTATTTAGGCTTATCTGCTTCGATAGAGAAAAGGAAATTCGGTGCGACAGTAATTCCTAAAGTGGCCTATATTCAAACGAAAGATAATTTCAATATGGAAGTGATAGGTATGATGAATGTAGAGAATAAAAAATAA
- a CDS encoding DUF2905 domain-containing protein, with amino-acid sequence MQGLGKILIIAGVVLILAGLFFLFSSRIPFIGKLPGDILVKRENFTFYFPLATSILLSILVSLILYLVRKFS; translated from the coding sequence ATGCAGGGCCTTGGAAAGATATTGATTATTGCAGGCGTTGTACTGATTCTGGCAGGCTTATTTTTTCTTTTTTCTTCCAGAATCCCATTCATAGGCAAATTACCCGGTGACATTCTGGTAAAGCGCGAAAACTTTACCTTCTATTTTCCGCTTGCTACCAGCATTCTGCTCAGTATACTTGTTTCCCTGATATTGTATCTGGTGCGAAAATTCAGCTGA
- a CDS encoding NAD(P)H-dependent glycerol-3-phosphate dehydrogenase, with the protein MKTKINPESLPVVAVIGGGSWATAIVKILSETDVKIRWWLRNADDVAYIQTYGHNSHYLSDVQINLRKVKVYNDIVKTISKATYIILAVPAAFIQQALQPVSAMHLEQKVVVSAIKGMIPEQNLLVTDWIEQQYGVSPDHICVIAGPCHAEEVALEKQSYLTIASKDEVQAAAFARLMTCRFVQASAIDDVYGVEYCAVMKNIIALACGITHGLNYGDNFQAVLVSNAMQEIKRFLDHIYPKHRDLSGSAYLGDLLVTAYSQFSRNRTFGNMIGRGYSVKSAQVEMNMIAEGYYAVKSIHEMNAKQGVSMPITEAVFQILYEKIPPGTAIHHLKEVLR; encoded by the coding sequence TTGAAGACAAAAATAAACCCGGAATCCTTACCGGTAGTAGCAGTGATTGGAGGAGGAAGCTGGGCAACGGCAATTGTAAAAATCCTGTCGGAAACGGATGTCAAAATCCGGTGGTGGCTACGAAATGCCGATGATGTTGCTTATATTCAAACATATGGCCATAATTCGCATTACCTGAGTGATGTACAGATAAACCTGCGGAAAGTAAAAGTATATAACGATATTGTAAAAACAATCAGTAAGGCTACCTATATCATTCTGGCCGTTCCAGCGGCATTCATTCAGCAAGCCTTGCAGCCAGTATCTGCCATGCATCTGGAGCAAAAGGTTGTCGTATCTGCTATTAAAGGAATGATTCCTGAACAAAACCTGCTCGTAACCGATTGGATAGAGCAGCAATATGGCGTATCACCTGATCATATCTGTGTAATTGCAGGCCCTTGCCATGCCGAAGAAGTAGCGCTCGAAAAACAATCCTATCTCACCATTGCTTCAAAAGATGAAGTACAGGCTGCTGCTTTTGCCAGGCTAATGACATGCCGGTTTGTACAGGCTTCGGCTATTGACGATGTATATGGCGTAGAATATTGTGCGGTGATGAAAAATATCATTGCCCTTGCTTGTGGTATCACACATGGATTGAATTATGGAGATAATTTTCAGGCTGTGCTGGTATCCAATGCGATGCAGGAAATTAAGCGTTTCCTGGATCATATTTATCCTAAGCACCGGGATTTGAGTGGTTCGGCTTACCTGGGCGATTTACTGGTAACCGCTTATTCTCAGTTTAGCCGCAACCGTACCTTCGGAAATATGATCGGTCGGGGATATAGCGTAAAATCGGCACAAGTGGAAATGAATATGATTGCTGAAGGGTATTATGCTGTAAAAAGTATCCACGAAATGAATGCAAAACAAGGCGTATCTATGCCTATTACCGAAGCAGTATTTCAGATCTTATACGAAAAAATTCCGCCAGGCACAGCAATACATCATTTAAAAGAAGTACTGAGGTGA
- a CDS encoding PAS domain-containing hybrid sensor histidine kinase/response regulator, translating to MNKENRTEEITKLIIELASGNFGYRLQISDSDDEMDAIIAGINMLGEELQASTVSRDYLTSIFEGVADILVVLNPDGSIQNINTTAEKLLAYHKRDLLGKPFSLLFADITSQTLDELIGQIHREGHCYNIEASFLSLHKKIIPVSCSFSLLYNQQKNISGILCIAKDITQQKAAAEELKRSKELFELALQASNDGIWDWDLTTNHIYFSPRWKHMLGYADHELPNSLASWERVIYREDYKLALSLIEAYNKGLIPEFRVIQRYHHKSGSPVYLLSRAIHHKNERGEVVRMIWAHTDITAQKLSEIELQNAKEQAETANRSKSRFLSNMSHEIRTPLNGILGFTEFLLQTPLNAEQTEYLQLVKTSGQNLSKLLSDILDLNKIEEGKLSLENIDFNFRDVISANIKPYRYMAEEKKLGFSLTFDPLLPYYAVKGDPTRINQILVNLLGNALKFTQEGGIAIHFELVPQSNQPGEIYIKGSVIDTGPGVPDEKQKAIFESFTQADNSITRKFGGSGLGLTIVKQLTTLMGGQAGVVSPVVNKPFHSTYPGSAFWFICKLSISTTQPVPTGSTSESKKLYFEEPYEVLIVEDNQVNQLIAAKVLKDLGAQVSIVENGQEAVEKAAQENFDIIFMDIQMPVMDGYTASRTLRAKGYQKPIIGLSANVYKEDIDKCLEAGMNAHIAKPFTKQEIYTIVTTFVPSK from the coding sequence ATGAACAAAGAAAACCGGACAGAAGAAATAACAAAACTCATTATTGAGCTTGCTTCCGGTAATTTTGGATATAGGCTGCAAATTTCGGATAGCGATGATGAAATGGATGCCATTATCGCTGGTATTAATATGCTGGGAGAAGAATTACAAGCTTCCACCGTTTCCAGGGATTACCTGACCAGTATTTTTGAAGGAGTAGCTGATATATTAGTTGTACTCAATCCGGATGGCAGTATTCAGAACATAAATACAACCGCTGAAAAATTACTGGCTTATCATAAACGCGATTTACTCGGAAAACCATTTTCTTTACTTTTCGCAGACATTACTTCGCAGACGCTTGATGAATTAATTGGGCAAATACACCGGGAAGGGCACTGCTACAATATTGAAGCAAGCTTTTTGTCGTTACACAAAAAAATTATTCCTGTTTCCTGTTCTTTTTCCTTACTATATAACCAGCAGAAAAATATAAGCGGGATTTTATGTATTGCCAAAGATATTACCCAGCAGAAAGCAGCAGCCGAAGAACTTAAAAGAAGTAAAGAACTTTTTGAACTGGCTTTACAGGCAAGTAATGATGGCATCTGGGACTGGGACTTAACCACTAATCATATTTATTTTTCGCCCAGGTGGAAACATATGCTCGGGTATGCCGACCATGAGCTACCTAATTCTTTAGCCAGCTGGGAAAGAGTAATCTACCGGGAAGATTATAAGCTTGCACTCAGCCTGATCGAAGCTTATAACAAAGGCTTAATTCCTGAATTCAGAGTAATTCAGCGGTATCATCATAAAAGTGGTTCTCCGGTATATTTACTTTCCAGGGCTATTCACCACAAAAATGAGAGAGGTGAAGTAGTACGAATGATTTGGGCACATACGGACATTACAGCTCAGAAGCTTTCTGAGATAGAGTTGCAGAATGCCAAGGAGCAAGCGGAAACGGCAAACAGGTCAAAGAGCCGGTTTTTGTCGAACATGAGCCATGAAATCCGTACACCTTTGAATGGAATTTTAGGTTTTACTGAATTTCTGCTTCAAACTCCCTTGAATGCCGAGCAGACAGAATACCTTCAGCTGGTAAAAACCTCCGGGCAAAATCTATCAAAACTACTGAGTGATATTTTAGACCTTAATAAAATTGAAGAAGGCAAACTTAGCCTCGAAAACATAGATTTTAATTTCAGGGATGTTATCTCGGCCAATATTAAGCCCTACCGTTATATGGCAGAAGAGAAAAAGCTTGGTTTTTCTCTCACATTTGATCCCTTACTACCCTATTACGCTGTGAAAGGAGATCCCACAAGAATCAATCAGATTCTGGTAAACCTGCTGGGAAATGCCCTTAAGTTTACTCAGGAAGGTGGAATTGCTATTCATTTTGAATTGGTGCCGCAAAGCAATCAGCCAGGCGAAATCTATATCAAAGGAAGCGTAATAGATACAGGACCAGGCGTACCGGATGAAAAGCAGAAGGCTATTTTTGAAAGTTTTACCCAGGCCGACAATTCCATCACCCGGAAGTTTGGTGGTTCAGGCTTAGGTTTAACCATTGTAAAGCAATTAACAACACTAATGGGAGGACAAGCCGGTGTGGTAAGCCCAGTAGTAAATAAACCTTTTCATTCAACCTATCCAGGTTCAGCTTTCTGGTTTATATGCAAATTAAGTATAAGTACTACTCAACCAGTACCCACTGGTTCAACAAGTGAAAGTAAAAAGCTTTATTTCGAGGAGCCCTATGAAGTACTGATCGTAGAGGATAACCAGGTGAATCAGCTTATCGCTGCTAAAGTATTAAAAGACCTGGGTGCTCAGGTGAGCATTGTTGAAAACGGACAGGAAGCAGTTGAAAAAGCGGCTCAGGAAAATTTTGATATTATATTTATGGACATCCAGATGCCAGTAATGGATGGCTACACAGCCTCACGTACCCTTCGGGCTAAAGGATATCAGAAACCTATTATCGGCTTATCTGCCAATGTATATAAAGAAGATATAGATAAATGCCTGGAAGCTGGCATGAATGCACATATTGCCAAGCCTTTTACCAAACAGGAGATTTACACGATCGTAACTACTTTTGTGCCGTCAAAATAA
- a CDS encoding DKNYY domain-containing protein: MPLVKLVKWIFKSIFILTGLVSVFRCNSGYKEKDGKITFNGREITDKNFVVLNDVFAKDSAYIYYKDQVITDADIVTFQALDEQYAKDKNRVYYCDEYRESQNYFLTKRKTITIVDKAIADSFTSLGGGYAKDGRFAYFEGTAFPVKDIATFEGIDRYFSRDQMQAYFNRKPIAGSDGKTFEVIDYHYAKDKAQVYFYGHPGEVKEDIYILPCNPAAFQVLDYPFSKDDNQVVYENEKMPQVHIASFQVLKNGYSKDQNAVYFETQKIAGVDVTSFELYAANDSLTQDFYYARDKASVYWQHKQVKQADVNSFKVLGHGYGSDHTHVFYKTTILTGADPNSFTVYPHGFGDADAEDSRNKYNEGKMVVSE; encoded by the coding sequence ATGCCGTTAGTTAAACTAGTAAAATGGATATTTAAATCAATCTTCATTCTCACTGGTCTGGTATCTGTGTTCCGCTGCAATTCAGGCTATAAAGAAAAGGACGGCAAAATTACCTTCAACGGCCGGGAAATTACGGATAAAAATTTTGTAGTGCTTAATGATGTATTTGCCAAAGATTCGGCCTATATCTATTACAAAGATCAAGTAATTACAGATGCCGATATAGTAACCTTTCAGGCCCTGGATGAGCAATACGCCAAAGACAAAAACCGGGTATATTATTGCGATGAATACCGGGAAAGCCAGAACTACTTTTTAACCAAACGGAAAACCATCACTATTGTTGACAAAGCTATTGCTGATTCATTTACAAGCCTGGGAGGTGGCTATGCAAAGGATGGCCGCTTTGCTTATTTTGAAGGAACAGCATTTCCTGTAAAAGACATCGCCACTTTTGAAGGCATCGACAGGTATTTTTCCAGAGATCAGATGCAGGCGTATTTTAACCGTAAACCGATTGCAGGCAGCGATGGAAAAACGTTTGAAGTGATTGATTACCATTACGCCAAAGACAAAGCCCAGGTATATTTTTATGGGCATCCTGGAGAAGTAAAAGAGGATATTTATATCCTGCCTTGCAACCCTGCTGCCTTTCAGGTATTAGACTATCCCTTTTCAAAAGATGATAATCAGGTAGTTTATGAAAATGAAAAGATGCCTCAGGTACATATTGCCAGCTTTCAGGTATTGAAAAACGGCTATTCCAAAGACCAGAACGCTGTTTATTTCGAAACTCAGAAAATAGCAGGTGTCGATGTTACTTCTTTTGAATTATATGCAGCTAATGATTCCCTCACGCAGGATTTTTATTATGCCAGGGATAAAGCTTCGGTATACTGGCAGCACAAACAAGTAAAGCAAGCGGATGTAAATAGTTTCAAAGTATTAGGCCATGGATATGGCAGCGATCATACGCATGTATTTTACAAAACTACTATCCTTACTGGTGCTGACCCCAATAGCTTTACTGTCTATCCACATGGCTTTGGCGATGCCGATGCAGAAGACAGCAGAAACAAATATAATGAGGGAAAAATGGTAGTGAGCGAGTAG
- a CDS encoding outer membrane beta-barrel protein — protein MKTTRMLLPLICSLFCLLFFLPTAYAQTEKGTLLLGGNASMSFNSQMSNKSFGVSIYPQVGFFVANKFALGANVSLGYSSYDVNSFRSGSIGIGPFVRYYLGAGKAIPFLEARGGWNHYQSKYKEPNGTTRKDRQNSGYGGLGLGLAYFLTPTIGLESLLSYDLYRQNSYTNRALNLRIGFQIYFSRNKE, from the coding sequence ATGAAAACAACCAGAATGCTATTACCCCTTATTTGCTCCCTGTTTTGTCTCTTATTCTTTCTTCCAACAGCCTATGCACAAACTGAAAAAGGTACGCTGCTGCTGGGTGGCAATGCCAGTATGAGCTTTAATTCTCAGATGAGTAATAAATCTTTCGGTGTGTCCATATACCCGCAGGTAGGATTTTTTGTAGCTAATAAATTTGCTTTGGGAGCAAATGTGTCTTTGGGGTATTCAAGTTATGATGTCAATTCTTTCAGAAGTGGAAGCATTGGTATTGGGCCATTTGTCCGTTATTATCTAGGTGCTGGTAAAGCTATTCCCTTTCTGGAAGCAAGAGGAGGATGGAATCATTACCAGAGTAAATACAAAGAACCAAACGGAACTACGAGAAAGGATAGACAAAATTCCGGCTATGGTGGTCTGGGCCTTGGGCTGGCATACTTTCTTACACCTACCATTGGGCTGGAATCTCTTCTTTCCTACGATCTATACCGCCAGAATTCTTATACCAACCGGGCGTTGAACTTAAGAATAGGCTTCCAGATCTATTTCTCCCGCAACAAAGAGTAG